ATCAGACTAGGTAGCCAACACGTAATGGGTACAACATACACTAGTAAAAAGGAACTAGGTTGTGAATTATTTTGTCGATAAAGATAACTTTTAAATTGCCTTTAAAAAGAGAAAGAAATATTCTGAATATACGCTTTCATTTTCTTCAAGGGGGATCACTATGAAAAAGGGTATTACACTGGCAACCTGTCTGACCCTGTTATTGGGCGGGGCTCTCGCAGGCTGTTCCAACTCCTCACAACCATCATCACCCGCACCAGCATCATCCACCCAAACTCCTGCAGCACCGGCAGAGGCTACAAAGACAGAACCTATGGTGTTGCACTGGAGCATTAACAGCGAACCGCCTTCTATGGACCCTGGAATCGCTGTTGACGCAGACTCGTTTGACATGATCTACGCAGCGTTTGAAGGTCTGACCAACTACGACCTGAACGGTCAGCTGACCAACGCCACAGCAGAGAGCTTTACGAACAACGACGATTACACGAAATTTACCTTTAAGATTCGCAAAGAGGCCAAATGGAACAACGGCGATCCTGTGACCGCGAAAGATTTCGTCTACGCGATCAGACGGAACCTCGATCCAAAAACAGCCTCCGAGTACGCCTATCAGCTCTATTACATCAAAGGCGGAGAAGAGTTCAACACGGGTAAAGGCAAAGCCGATGACGTAGGCGTAAAAGCGCTGGATGATTATACGGTCGAATTCGATCTGAAATCACCGACTCCGTTTTTCCGCGAACTGACCTTCTTCCCAACCTTGTTCCCACTCCATCAAAAAACGGTAGATGGCAACCCGAATTGGGCAGCAGAAGCGAAAAGCATTGTTTCCAACGGTCCGTTCAACATGGAAACGTGGGAGCACAAGAGCAAAATCGTATTCACCAAGAGCCCTACCTATTGGGATAAAGACAACGTCAAGCTGGATCGCCTGGAAATCGTCATGATTGACGACAATAATACGGCATTCTCCATGTTTGAAAACGGCGAAGTAGACTGGGGCGGCTATCCAGCCTCCACGCTGCCAACAGATGCCATCCAATCCATCAAAGACCAAGGGAAGCTGATGGTAGCTGACAACCCTGGTACGCAATCCGTCGTGTTTAACACCACCAAACCACCATTCAATAACAAAAAGATCAGACAAGCCTTCTCGTATGCCATCAACCGCGAAGAAATCATCGACAACATCTTGCAAACAGGCGTACCGGCAGCATACGGTTGGGTACCGACTTCTATGGGGCTGAAGCAAGATGGCTACTTCAAGGCAGATCCTGAAAAAGCGAAACAACTGCTGGCAGAAGGTATGAAAGAATTGGGCTTGACCAAGTTCCCGGAAGTCACTTACACCTTTGACACAACTGACGTGAATAAAAAAGTGGCAGAAGCCCTGCAAGACCAATGGAAAAAAGCGCTCGGCGTCGATGTAAAACTGTACACAGCCGAACTGAAAGTGTACCGTGACATGAGATCGCAAGCCAATTTTGACATGATCCGCTTCCAATGGGGCGCTGACTTTAACGACCCGATCAACTTCCTGGAGATGTTCCGCGACAAGACAGGCGGAAACAACCATCCTGACTGGGAGAATCCGAAGTTTAAAGAGCTGATTGACCAGAGCTATCATGAGCCAAATCTGGATAAGCGCAAACAAATCTTGCTCGATGCAGAGACCATTCTCATGGATGAAATGCCGCTCGCGCCAATCAATTTCCGTGGCAGCCCTTATGTGAAAAATGACAAAGTCAAAGACTTCATCATCTATCCACTGGGTGGCGCGTACTTCAAGTTCACTTCCGTCGTCAAATAATCACGTATAGTCGATCACAAGCAACAAGCTGCACCGTCGTAACAGACAGTGCAGCTTGTTTTTTTTGATTCGTATTAACTCTCTACAGTTGCGTTCTTATCTTTCGGTGCAAAAACATTTCGCTTGAGAGCCACGATCGCACAGATAACAGTGAGCACCTGCGTACCGATCCCGTAAAGCTTTCGGAGCCATTTCCCGCAATCATCGCTCCCATGATGGTCGGCATGAGTGCGGATACGAGATTACCTACACCATTTACGATACCGTACGTGCTGCCGACACTCGAGTCCGGCGAAGCCGCTTGTACAATACTCGGAATCGCAGGTCCTTGTATGCCCCAGAACAGGAAGCTTGAAGGAGACATTCCGCCAGGCTTGGAAGACACCAGGTCTGATCTGGATTCTGTTGATCGAGATCGCGACTCTCAGCTATTGGCCACAATTAAGCCAATCGCAGACACGATCGGGCTGGCAGAGAAGATCGCAATGGAGACGCTAATCGCTGTGCCCAGTCCACCGACAACAAATAGCATGGAGACGCGTTTCGGTGAAATGCGGTCAATGATATACCCTGCTGATCATCTACTGATTAGGAGACTATTGATTCCTATCTCTATCCATAAAAAAAGGCTACACCCGCGCTTACTTTTGCGGTGTAGCCTTCGTTCCTTTATACGGTTAGAGATGTTTCTTTTGTCTCGTGATACACGTTCGTATCCAGTTCTTTCGTCGCCCTGCTGGTGAGCAGTCCTGCTGTCATGCTTCCGCTCACATTAAGCGCTGTGCGTCCCATATCAATCAGCGGCTCAACAGAGATTAGCAAGCCCACAATCGCAATCGGTAGATTCATGGAGGACAAGACCAGCAAGGCTGCAAAAGTAGCTCCTCCGCCTACGCCCGCCACTCCAAATGAGCTGAGTGCCACGACCGCGATCAACAACAGAATAAACGATGGTGTCAGTGGATCAATCCCTGCGAGTGGTGCTACCATCACCGCAAGCATAGCCGGATACGTACCTGCGCATCCGTTTTGCCCGATAGAAAGGCCAAATGATCCTGCAAAATTGGCGATTCCCTCTGGAACTCCTAAGTCTTGCGTCTGTGTTTTTACATTCAGCGGCAATGCGCCAGCGCTGGTCCGGGAAGTAAAGGCAAACGTAAGAACAGGCAGCGCCTTTTTCACATAAGTCACTGGATTCAATCCTGCGAAAGCCAGCAAGAGCAGGTGCACGATAAACATCACAATCAAGGCAACGTAGGACGCCACAACGAATTTCCCTAGCTGCCAGATCGCATTGTAGTCGCTGGTAGCCGTCACCTTCGTCATGATCGCAAGCACTCCGAATGGGGTCAGGCGTAAGATTAGTGTGACGACCCGCATCACGATGGTATGGAGGGTGTCTACTATTTTGGAGAACAGTTCAGCTTGCTCCGGATTTTTTCGTTTGATTCCTATATACGCGACTCCGATGAATGCGGCGAAAATTACGACGGCGATCGTCGAAGTCGGGCGCTCTCCCGTCAAGTCTTGGAACGGATTCGCTGGCAAGAGCGAAACAATTTTTTGCGGCAGCGTCGTGTTCTGAACATCACCCAATTTTTGACCCACCAGTTCGATTCGCGCTTTTTCCGCATCCCCTTGCTGAAGCTGGGCGCCGTCCAAATGGAAAGCCAGAGTCGATGCGATCCCGATAGCTGCCGCGATGGCAGTCGTCCCCACCAGGATACTGAGAATGAGCGAACTAATTTTTCCGATGTTATTCGCTAATTTCAGTTTCGTAAAAGCAGAGACAATCGAGATAAAGACCAGTGGCATGACGATCATCTGGAGTAGCTTTACATATCCGTTTCCGACGATATTGTACCAATCGATCGTCGTTTTCAGGACATCAGATTTTGTTCCATAAGCAAATTGCAAGACTAAGCCAAACAAAATCCCGATCCCAAGTCCGATAAAAACCCTTTTGGAGAACGAGACGTGTTTCTTTTGCAGTGTGTACAAGCCAACTATGAATAAAAGCAAAATAATTATGTTTGCGATGATCAATAGCGTAGACATGCTTCTCCTCCTCTTCTGTACTTTCATTTTCTCTAAAGGTTATTGAGCCTTATCTATTTATATTCGTATAATTCCGATTTGTAAAGTATGAATTTAAAATAAAAAATCAGGAATCGCAAACATGGCGACTCCCGAGTCCACCTATTCGGTTATTTCAGTTGCTTGCTAATGAGATTCCAGATCCAAGTCAGCACTACGGCACCGATGACACCGGCAATGACGTTAAATCCGGCCCACATCCACAGCCAGTTCCCCAAGACGAGGTCGCCCAACCAGCTTCCCAACAGAGCCACGATC
This is a stretch of genomic DNA from Brevibacillus choshinensis. It encodes these proteins:
- a CDS encoding L-cystine transporter translates to MSTLLIIANIIILLLFIVGLYTLQKKHVSFSKRVFIGLGIGILFGLVLQFAYGTKSDVLKTTIDWYNIVGNGYVKLLQMIVMPLVFISIVSAFTKLKLANNIGKISSLILSILVGTTAIAAAIGIASTLAFHLDGAQLQQGDAEKARIELVGQKLGDVQNTTLPQKIVSLLPANPFQDLTGERPTSTIAVVIFAAFIGVAYIGIKRKNPEQAELFSKIVDTLHTIVMRVVTLILRLTPFGVLAIMTKVTATSDYNAIWQLGKFVVASYVALIVMFIVHLLLLAFAGLNPVTYVKKALPVLTFAFTSRTSAGALPLNVKTQTQDLGVPEGIANFAGSFGLSIGQNGCAGTYPAMLAVMVAPLAGIDPLTPSFILLLIAVVALSSFGVAGVGGGATFAALLVLSSMNLPIAIVGLLISVEPLIDMGRTALNVSGSMTAGLLTSRATKELDTNVYHETKETSLTV
- a CDS encoding GlsB/YeaQ/YmgE family stress response membrane protein → MFWIVWALVGLVVWWAMNMLMTGKAGGTNWLASLIVALLGSWLGDLVLGNWLWMWAGFNVIAGVIGAVVLTWIWNLISKQLK
- a CDS encoding peptide ABC transporter substrate-binding protein: MKKGITLATCLTLLLGGALAGCSNSSQPSSPAPASSTQTPAAPAEATKTEPMVLHWSINSEPPSMDPGIAVDADSFDMIYAAFEGLTNYDLNGQLTNATAESFTNNDDYTKFTFKIRKEAKWNNGDPVTAKDFVYAIRRNLDPKTASEYAYQLYYIKGGEEFNTGKGKADDVGVKALDDYTVEFDLKSPTPFFRELTFFPTLFPLHQKTVDGNPNWAAEAKSIVSNGPFNMETWEHKSKIVFTKSPTYWDKDNVKLDRLEIVMIDDNNTAFSMFENGEVDWGGYPASTLPTDAIQSIKDQGKLMVADNPGTQSVVFNTTKPPFNNKKIRQAFSYAINREEIIDNILQTGVPAAYGWVPTSMGLKQDGYFKADPEKAKQLLAEGMKELGLTKFPEVTYTFDTTDVNKKVAEALQDQWKKALGVDVKLYTAELKVYRDMRSQANFDMIRFQWGADFNDPINFLEMFRDKTGGNNHPDWENPKFKELIDQSYHEPNLDKRKQILLDAETILMDEMPLAPINFRGSPYVKNDKVKDFIIYPLGGAYFKFTSVVK